The window TCTCGTTCAACCTGCGGGTCGGCGGCCACGTCCTGATCGATCGCGGCGATGCGCCGACGGCGGTGGCGGGGATTCGCGAGCTGGGACGACGCGTGGCCGCCGGAGCATGCTCGGCGATGATCTTCCCGGAAGGCACACGAGCCCGCCACGGCTCGCTCGGGCCGTTCAAGCCGGCCGGGACGATGGCGCTGCTCGAGGAGGCACCGCAGACGCCGATCGTCCCGGTGGCGATCGACCAGTCCTGGAAGCTCCTGCGTCACAACTACCTTCCGGTGCCGTTCGGGACGCGCGTGCGCGTCCACATCGGCGCGCCGATCGACCGGGCGCCCGGCGAGAATCGCGCCGCGCTCCTGGAGCGCGCCCGCACCGAGATCGCCGACAGCCTCGCCCGCTGGCGCGCCGCCGAGCGCTGATCGCGCGGGCCGCCCACCCCGCGTGGCACCCGCCTTGCTCTACGGTGGGGGCGCTGGGTGGTCCCAAGGGGTCAACGCTCGCCCGTTCGAACACGAGTGACGCATCCGTGACACCGTTCGTCAACGCTTCGTCGGTGCTTCCAGAACGGGACGGCTACGCCGCCGATCCGGCGCTGCAGGCCGCCTACGAAGCCGACCTCCGGGCGGTGACGCTCCGGCGGCTCCGGGGCGCGTGCGCGTGCGCGCTGATCCCTATCGGGATCTCGGCCGCGCTGAACCCTCTCGTCTTCTCGACCCGCGTCGAGGAGCGGCTCGTGACGCACGCCGTGCAGGCGGGCATCTGCTTGCTGACGCTGGTGGGTTGCGCGCTGAAAACGACCCAGCGCCGCGCCGACGTGCTGGCCGCGCTCATGCTCTGCGCCATCAACACCTCGCTCTTCTGGTCCCTCTCGCTGTCGGCCGACGACATGGACGTGCTC is drawn from Candidatus Eisenbacteria bacterium and contains these coding sequences:
- a CDS encoding lysophospholipid acyltransferase family protein; this translates as MSPAHAFLSWLTTIVFLPVFGAVMVVFDVAQRVAYLFGTRPQEYVAGAVQWVLVRTFGICGTRLAVERSPEVARWTPYIIVSNHQSMFDIAILGSLFFSNFPKYISKRSLGHWIPTVSFNLRVGGHVLIDRGDAPTAVAGIRELGRRVAAGACSAMIFPEGTRARHGSLGPFKPAGTMALLEEAPQTPIVPVAIDQSWKLLRHNYLPVPFGTRVRVHIGAPIDRAPGENRAALLERARTEIADSLARWRAAER